DNA from Rubripirellula lacrimiformis:
AGGCTTCGGGTTCGTAGGCAGCCTTGATGCCTGCGAACACTTGACGACGTTCGTCGCCACCTAGGCTAAGCGTCAGCTTCAATAGTTTGTTGGCTTCGGGAACATGTTCGGCGGCCACCACTCGAGCGACTCGCAAGTCCACCTTGGTGAAATCGTCGATCGTGATCTCGTCGGCCAACGGTTCGTCCTTGAGCGGTTGATCGCTATCGTTGAACGCGTTGGCAGCTTGGGCTGCGGCATCTTGGGCGGCATCGGCTGCGGAAGCTTCGGCGCTGTCGTCAATCATCTTTTGCAAATCCTCGGTTTTAAGTCGGTCTAACATGCGCTGGAACTTCGCCACAGGCGTGCCCAGCAAGGGGGTTTTGCTTTGGTCCCACGCGGTGATCGGATCACCTAGCAGGTCGCCGCATTGATCGGCCAATTCCGGCAGTACCGGGGCCAGGTAAATCGCCAATTGGCGGAATAGGTTCAGTGCTACGGTGCAGACGTCACGAAGTTCGCCGGTCCGCTCGGGATCTTTTTTCATTTCCCAAGGCTTGGCGTGTTCGACGAACGGGTTGGCCGCATCGGCAAGTTCCATGATCCTGCGCATCGCCCGGCTGTAGTCGCAGGCTTCGTAGGCAGCCGCGATCTCGTCGCCGGCCGCCGCTGCGGTGGCAAACAGGCCGCCATCATCAGGATAGGTTTCCGATAGGCCCGTCTGTCCCGCAAACTTGCCAACTCGGCTGGCCAAGTTGACGACCTTGCCGACCAAGTCACTGTTCACCTTTTCAGCGAACTCTTCGATCCCTAAGTCCAGGTCTTCGACACGCGGCGATAACTTGGTGGCGTAAAAGTATCGCAGGTACGACGGGTGTGCGTACTTCAGATAGGTTTCCGCGGCGACCAGAGTGCCATCGCTTTTGGACATCTTCTTTCCGTCGACATTCAAGAAACCGTGAATGTGAACTTTGGTCGGCAAACTGAACCCGGCGGTCTTCAACATGCCTGGCCAAAACAACGTGTGAAAGTACTGGATGTCTTTGCCGATGAAGTGGTGAATCTCCGTCTGGTCACTTTTCCACCAATCGGCCAGTGATTCGCCGTTGGCTTGGCACCACTGAGCCGTGCTGGCGATGTATCCGATCGGGGCATCGAACCAGACGTACCAGTAGTTGCCTGGGGCATCGGGAATTTCAAAGCCGAAATACGGCGCAGGCCGGCTGATGTCCCAGTCGCGTAAATCGTCGGCCAGGAAGTGACCCTTCAAATAGTTGGCGACTTCGGTCTGCAAGGCGCCACTGGAATCGACCCATTCGGATAAGAATCCGTGCAACTTTTCCAGTTCGACAAACAGGTGTTTCGCTTCCTTCAGCACCGGCGTCGCACCGCTCAGCGTGCTCTTCGGATCGATCAGTTCGGTGGGCGAATACGTGTGGCCGTTGTTGCAGTTATCACCGGCTTGGTCGGTCAGTCCGCACTGCGGACAGGTCCCGCGTACGAACCGGTCGGCCAGGAACGTTTCGGCTTCGGGGTCGAACAGCTGCTCGATCGTCCGTTCGGCGATGAGGTCCGCCTCCCGAAGCGACTTCCAAAATTCGTGACAGATATCCCGGTTGGCTTCGCTATTGGTGCTGCCGTAGTGATCGAACTGGATTCCGAAACCGGCAAAGTCGCGCTGGTGATCTTCGCTCATCGCTGCGATCAAAGCTTCTTCGCTGCGCCCTTCTTTTCGAGCGCGAATCATGATCGCCGTGCCGTGAGTGTCGTCGGCACAGATGTAGATGCATCGTTGGCCGCGCAGTTTCTGGAATCGGACCCAAATGTCGGTCTGGATGTATTCCACCAAATGGCCGATGTGGATCGGCCCGTTGGCATAAGGCAGCGCGCTGGTGACCAGTAGTTTTCGTGTCATGGTTTCAGTTTCGCTGGATTGGTCGGGCGGTTTGGCTCGCTGGCCGTTTCTGTGGTCGCGGCCGGAATTGTAGTCGCGATGGTCCAACTCGACGACGTGTGGTGGATCGGACGACTGGCGATCGGGCCGGCGACGGGTTGGCGGCCGGTCCGGCCTGGAATGTTTTTGCTGTTTTTTGGCTGTGAAACACGAAAAAAAGTTAAGTTCGCGGCACCTTTGACCGTTTGCACTTGCCTTGCGATAGCCCCTTGCCGCACTATCGCCCACGTCGCTGCCGGTCGTCAGGAATGTTCAACCGGTGGGGATGGATCGCGAACGTCAGCCCAGCAGGATGCAGGACGGACGATAGCGAGAATCGAAATCAGAGACACTGTCCGACGGCGACAGTGG
Protein-coding regions in this window:
- the metG gene encoding methionine--tRNA ligase, giving the protein MTRKLLVTSALPYANGPIHIGHLVEYIQTDIWVRFQKLRGQRCIYICADDTHGTAIMIRARKEGRSEEALIAAMSEDHQRDFAGFGIQFDHYGSTNSEANRDICHEFWKSLREADLIAERTIEQLFDPEAETFLADRFVRGTCPQCGLTDQAGDNCNNGHTYSPTELIDPKSTLSGATPVLKEAKHLFVELEKLHGFLSEWVDSSGALQTEVANYLKGHFLADDLRDWDISRPAPYFGFEIPDAPGNYWYVWFDAPIGYIASTAQWCQANGESLADWWKSDQTEIHHFIGKDIQYFHTLFWPGMLKTAGFSLPTKVHIHGFLNVDGKKMSKSDGTLVAAETYLKYAHPSYLRYFYATKLSPRVEDLDLGIEEFAEKVNSDLVGKVVNLASRVGKFAGQTGLSETYPDDGGLFATAAAAGDEIAAAYEACDYSRAMRRIMELADAANPFVEHAKPWEMKKDPERTGELRDVCTVALNLFRQLAIYLAPVLPELADQCGDLLGDPITAWDQSKTPLLGTPVAKFQRMLDRLKTEDLQKMIDDSAEASAADAAQDAAAQAANAFNDSDQPLKDEPLADEITIDDFTKVDLRVARVVAAEHVPEANKLLKLTLSLGGDERRQVFAGIKAAYEPEALVGRLVVMVANLKPRKMRFGLSEGMVTAAGPGGADVFVLGIDEGALPGQRVH